Proteins encoded within one genomic window of Brevinematales bacterium:
- a CDS encoding YaiI/YqxD family protein: MRILADADALPVAVKEILYRASERVGASLILVANQPLGHPKSPLISCEVVASGPDEADHRIVEMTQPGDLIVTADIPLAARAVEKGGVALNPRGTLYTRENVKQALAMRDLMSELRDQEIHTGGPAPFSQKDRQAFANQLDRYLQTTDKK, from the coding sequence ATACGGATACTCGCCGACGCAGACGCGTTGCCGGTCGCGGTCAAGGAAATCCTCTACCGCGCGTCGGAACGGGTCGGGGCATCTCTGATACTGGTCGCCAATCAGCCCCTCGGTCACCCGAAAAGCCCCCTGATCTCCTGCGAGGTGGTGGCGTCCGGCCCAGACGAGGCAGACCACCGGATTGTGGAGATGACCCAGCCGGGCGATCTGATTGTCACGGCGGATATCCCGCTCGCGGCGCGCGCGGTGGAAAAGGGCGGGGTCGCGCTCAATCCGCGCGGGACGCTCTACACACGGGAGAACGTCAAACAGGCTCTCGCGATGCGCGACCTGATGAGCGAGCTCCGCGATCAGGAAATCCATACCGGCGGCCCCGCGCCGTTCAGCCAGAAAGACCGTCAGGCGTTCGCGAACCAGCTCGACCGTTATTTACAGACTACCGATAAAAAATGA
- a CDS encoding DUF481 domain-containing protein — MRFIIILLIGLIMPCLISAQDSGADYAEVFGAVRSQFDSAENAEPADYETLLPLTQKLSQLIAGLKADTSLQTDPRYEILAQAEKLLAAMNAKRVTGKPGWEFVVNGGFSLTGGNSELLNLTGGLKLGKSLLWVNDISLNINFDYRLDQDEVTYRKWTAFLRYGHSITRELYLFAQGNYRSDFASAVDNGMKFYGGAGYWFFDIPSPKLQLGIEAGGGWYKDYYTGGATESHFILNGRLWFFWNFAEGVAFRQDIDFNPNADDFTKFSFVLKSMTGLDFKINAHLSLALDLSIRYTTDPQPGIKNTDYSHTTKLVFRL, encoded by the coding sequence TTGCGTTTTATTATCATACTGCTTATCGGGTTAATCATGCCGTGCCTGATCTCCGCGCAGGACTCGGGGGCGGATTACGCGGAGGTGTTCGGCGCCGTTCGGTCGCAGTTCGATTCCGCCGAGAACGCGGAACCCGCCGATTATGAAACACTTCTTCCATTGACGCAGAAGCTCTCTCAACTGATCGCCGGACTGAAGGCGGATACTTCCCTGCAAACCGACCCGCGTTACGAAATACTCGCGCAGGCTGAGAAACTGCTCGCCGCGATGAACGCGAAACGGGTGACCGGAAAGCCCGGGTGGGAGTTTGTCGTCAACGGCGGATTTTCACTGACCGGCGGTAACTCCGAGCTCCTGAACCTGACCGGCGGGCTGAAGCTCGGTAAGAGTCTGCTATGGGTCAACGATATATCGCTCAACATCAATTTCGACTACCGGCTCGATCAGGACGAGGTCACCTACCGGAAATGGACGGCGTTCCTGCGTTACGGGCATTCCATCACCCGCGAGCTCTATCTTTTCGCGCAGGGCAACTACCGTTCCGATTTCGCGTCGGCGGTCGATAACGGGATGAAGTTCTACGGCGGGGCGGGGTACTGGTTCTTCGATATCCCGTCGCCGAAACTCCAGCTCGGGATCGAGGCCGGCGGCGGATGGTACAAGGACTATTACACGGGCGGCGCGACGGAAAGCCATTTTATCCTGAACGGGCGTTTGTGGTTCTTCTGGAATTTCGCGGAGGGTGTCGCGTTCAGGCAGGATATCGACTTCAACCCGAACGCCGACGATTTCACGAAGTTCAGCTTTGTCCTGAAAAGTATGACGGGGCTGGATTTTAAGATTAACGCGCACCTGTCGCTCGCGCTCGACCTGAGTATCCGTTACACGACCGATCCCCAGCCGGGGATTAAGAATACCGACTACTCCCACACGACGAAGCTGGTGTTTCGCCTGTAG
- a CDS encoding HAD family hydrolase has translation MPANNPAEFIRTKKVLLFDLFHTLTPPESLWSGLPFTSDRLGVSREAWNEQLLDKSTDRLKGFDKDPYSFVEKMAHAIDPAIPELLIEEAVEARIERFRSALVNIPHEVRETLRALKQSGKTIALISNADVSEAAGWNDSPIRDYFDATVFSCDVGMMKPDREIYLYTLDLLHTRAEDAVFIGDGGSDELRGAKDTGISAIMMAGVIREIWPEAIDARRKDADYVIERISELLT, from the coding sequence ATGCCAGCGAATAACCCGGCCGAGTTTATCAGGACGAAAAAGGTACTTCTATTCGATCTATTTCATACGCTTACCCCGCCGGAATCTCTCTGGTCGGGATTACCGTTCACATCGGACCGCCTCGGGGTGAGCCGGGAGGCATGGAACGAGCAGCTGCTGGACAAATCGACGGATCGTCTCAAGGGGTTCGATAAAGACCCGTACTCGTTCGTAGAAAAGATGGCGCATGCAATCGACCCCGCAATCCCGGAATTACTGATCGAAGAGGCGGTCGAGGCACGCATCGAACGATTCAGGAGCGCGCTTGTCAACATCCCCCATGAAGTACGGGAAACCCTCCGCGCGTTGAAGCAGTCCGGTAAAACAATCGCGCTGATCAGTAACGCCGACGTATCCGAGGCCGCGGGATGGAACGATTCCCCTATCCGCGACTATTTCGACGCCACCGTATTTTCCTGCGACGTCGGAATGATGAAGCCCGACCGCGAGATATACCTTTATACCCTCGATCTTCTCCATACGCGCGCGGAGGATGCGGTGTTTATCGGGGACGGCGGTTCCGATGAATTGCGGGGCGCGAAGGATACCGGGATTTCCGCTATTATGATGGCAGGGGTTATCCGTGAAATTTGGCCGGAGGCGATTGACGCGCGCCGGAAGGACGCCGATTATGTAATCGAGCGTATTTCTGAACTGCTTACCTGA